In the genome of Methylophaga nitratireducenticrescens, one region contains:
- the ccoN gene encoding cytochrome-c oxidase, cbb3-type subunit I → MTVPDKLAYNYEIVKYFSVMACVYLVLGTSIGVFIASQLAWPDLNFDNRYITFGRLRPLHTNTVVYGFGGSVLLATAYYVVQRTCGVRLWSDKLAWFTFWGWNLYMLGAVITLPLGLSQSKEYAELEWPLDILLCVVWLAYSLNFIMSLSKRTVSHIYVANWFFLSLMIMFTYLHVVNSLVIPVSLWKSYSIFAGVQDAMVQWWWGHNAVGFYLTAGFLGIMYYFVPKQAERPIYSYRLSVVHFWALIFGYVWLGAHHLQYTALPDWTGSLGAAISLAMIIPSWGGAINGMFTLSGAWDKLRTDYILRFLIVSLAFYAMSTFEGPVMASKTVNALSHYTDWTIGHVHSGALGWVAMISIGSIYHMVERMWHTQMFSITLVNVHFWLATIGTAVYITAMWIAGIMQGLMWRAYDDYGNLSYTFVESVAQMHPYYAMRAVGGFIFFCGAVVMLFNVIATIRQATRTSATFPLSGTKQTS, encoded by the coding sequence ATGACTGTTCCGGATAAACTTGCTTATAACTACGAAATCGTAAAGTACTTCTCAGTCATGGCCTGTGTCTACTTGGTGTTAGGTACAAGCATAGGAGTGTTTATCGCCTCTCAGCTCGCCTGGCCAGATCTGAATTTTGATAACCGCTATATAACGTTCGGCCGTTTACGCCCTCTGCATACCAATACAGTGGTTTATGGATTTGGTGGCTCGGTATTGTTGGCAACCGCCTATTATGTCGTTCAACGCACCTGTGGCGTGCGTTTATGGAGTGACAAATTAGCGTGGTTTACTTTCTGGGGCTGGAATCTGTACATGCTCGGAGCCGTCATCACGTTGCCCCTAGGGCTAAGCCAAAGTAAAGAATATGCCGAGCTTGAGTGGCCGCTTGATATTCTGTTATGTGTTGTATGGCTGGCTTATTCACTGAACTTTATCATGTCGCTCTCAAAGCGAACGGTCAGCCATATATATGTCGCTAACTGGTTCTTTCTTTCGTTAATGATCATGTTCACCTATTTACATGTAGTGAATAGTCTGGTGATCCCCGTCAGCTTATGGAAATCCTATTCCATCTTCGCCGGTGTGCAGGATGCGATGGTGCAATGGTGGTGGGGACATAATGCTGTTGGATTTTATCTGACCGCCGGCTTCCTTGGCATTATGTATTATTTTGTGCCGAAACAAGCTGAGCGTCCCATATATTCCTATCGGTTATCAGTGGTGCATTTCTGGGCGTTGATTTTTGGTTATGTCTGGCTCGGTGCGCATCATTTGCAATATACAGCGTTACCCGATTGGACCGGGTCGTTAGGCGCTGCTATTTCACTGGCAATGATCATTCCTTCATGGGGCGGCGCAATTAACGGCATGTTCACTTTAAGCGGGGCCTGGGACAAATTACGTACCGATTACATCTTACGATTTTTAATTGTTTCTCTGGCGTTTTATGCGATGTCGACGTTTGAAGGTCCGGTAATGGCTTCTAAAACGGTAAATGCACTTTCCCATTACACCGACTGGACCATAGGCCATGTGCATTCTGGAGCGCTTGGTTGGGTCGCCATGATTTCAATAGGCTCCATCTATCATATGGTGGAACGGATGTGGCATACGCAGATGTTTTCGATCACCCTGGTAAATGTGCATTTCTGGTTGGCGACGATTGGGACAGCTGTATACATCACGGCGATGTGGATAGCCGGCATTATGCAGGGCCTGATGTGGCGAGCCTATGATGATTATGGAAATTTGTCATATACCTTTGTGGAATCAGTTGCCCAAATGCATCCGTATTATGCAATGCGAGCAGTAGGGGGCTTTATCTTTTTTTGTGGTGCAGTGGTGATGTTGTTCAATGTGATAGCCACTATCCGTCAGGCCACTAGAACATCGGCAACTTTTCCCTTATCCGGTACCAAACAAACAAGTTAA
- a CDS encoding CBS domain-containing protein, whose protein sequence is MMMNVKEIMNTEVKAISPSTLVREAAQIMRDQDIGFLLIADENTLVGTITDRDIVTRGVSQVNDLSEISVDEVMTVKVLACHEENTIEEVATLMNEEQVQRMPVFNDENNLVGVVSIGDMAQHLNSVQVGQALKGIKEGVHTTH, encoded by the coding sequence ATGATGATGAATGTAAAAGAAATTATGAACACAGAAGTTAAAGCTATTTCGCCTTCGACTCTGGTAAGAGAAGCGGCGCAAATCATGCGAGATCAGGACATAGGCTTTCTGCTTATTGCTGATGAAAATACTTTAGTCGGTACGATAACGGATAGAGATATTGTTACTCGAGGTGTATCTCAGGTTAATGATTTATCAGAGATTTCAGTTGATGAAGTCATGACAGTAAAAGTCCTTGCCTGTCATGAAGAAAATACCATTGAAGAAGTAGCCACATTGATGAACGAAGAACAGGTTCAAAGAATGCCTGTATTCAATGATGAAAATAATTTGGTGGGCGTTGTGAGTATAGGGGATATGGCTCAACATTTAAATTCTGTCCAGGTGGGACAAGCCTTGAAGGGCATTAAAGAAGGCGTCCATACCACTCATTAA
- a CDS encoding DUF2383 domain-containing protein — MSETMENIVEKLNDLIEMDYDAISAYQAAIERLENPEYRDQLNVFMQDHENHIAVLSQIVCQEGGAPPEKGDLKKILTNGGVHIAQLAGDDGILKAMQLNEVMTNNLYEENVEEAFPEPVNSILQDHLADERRHKEWLETTLHHLHEPH, encoded by the coding sequence ATGAGTGAAACCATGGAAAACATTGTTGAGAAATTGAATGATCTTATTGAAATGGATTATGACGCTATTTCTGCTTATCAGGCCGCCATTGAGCGACTTGAAAATCCAGAGTATCGAGATCAGTTAAATGTTTTTATGCAGGATCATGAAAATCATATCGCCGTCCTCAGCCAGATTGTGTGTCAGGAGGGTGGTGCGCCACCAGAGAAGGGTGATTTGAAAAAAATTCTCACCAATGGCGGCGTACACATTGCTCAGTTGGCAGGTGATGACGGTATTTTGAAGGCCATGCAATTGAATGAAGTCATGACCAATAACCTCTATGAGGAAAATGTCGAAGAAGCTTTTCCCGAGCCTGTTAATTCAATTTTGCAAGATCATTTGGCAGATGAACGACGTCATAAAGAATGGCTGGAAACGACACTTCATCATCTGCATGAGCCACATTAA
- a CDS encoding flavodoxin family protein — translation MSVTDSTPQLKALFLNCTLKQSPATSNTDTFIDVASKVFNDLEVETETIRVVDYHVSFGNTSDEKGEDEWPKILQRIKAADMLIIATPIWRGDRSSIAKMVGERLDGIMSEGNKKNGQYPTFNKVAGVMVDGNEDGAKKASASIMLDLSEQGFTLPVNAFTYYVGDAGPGPSYIEAGGDKHFFTNNMALLMVHNMVQLAQTLKANPYRTDVIAIGEKAKQMSD, via the coding sequence ATGAGTGTCACCGATTCTACCCCTCAGTTAAAAGCTCTCTTTTTGAATTGCACGTTAAAACAGTCACCCGCCACCTCAAATACGGATACCTTTATTGATGTTGCCAGTAAAGTATTTAACGATCTTGAGGTAGAGACAGAAACCATACGGGTGGTCGATTACCATGTAAGTTTTGGCAATACTTCAGATGAAAAAGGTGAAGATGAATGGCCTAAAATTCTGCAACGGATTAAAGCCGCCGATATGCTTATTATAGCCACTCCAATTTGGCGTGGGGATCGCAGTTCCATCGCTAAAATGGTAGGAGAACGCTTGGATGGCATTATGAGTGAAGGCAATAAAAAGAATGGTCAATATCCCACTTTTAATAAGGTCGCTGGCGTTATGGTCGACGGTAATGAAGATGGTGCCAAAAAAGCCTCTGCCAGTATTATGCTGGACTTGTCGGAGCAGGGATTTACGCTACCAGTCAATGCGTTTACGTACTATGTTGGTGATGCCGGGCCGGGACCGAGTTATATTGAAGCCGGGGGCGATAAACACTTTTTTACCAATAATATGGCCTTGCTAATGGTGCATAACATGGTGCAACTGGCACAAACACTCAAAGCCAATCCTTATCGTACAGATGTAATTGCTATTGGTGAAAAAGCCAAGCAAATGAGCGACTGA
- a CDS encoding potassium channel family protein translates to MLTFIGAVLVFIIMVDAVWTTLTTRGSGFLAGPLTVGLRWVMRTLSYKTGNRNMLAHTGTLTIITLVLFWLCGLWLGWGLIFIGMPGSVIEDGDMQLANLVRYFYFVGFTLSTLGIGDLRPVGDISRILTSVAAFNGLILVTLMISYAIPLLNGVISRRKLAFHLSLLGDNMTNLVLNAWNGEDFRDLESTIHLVSGEIIQCAENRLAYPVLDYFYSYEREFSLGLQLATVDEALNLLVSGVDKSLLPAESTISNIRKIIQLYLTRCHAAISHIEADVPPLPSLSPLSHSGLSLQSDKTFETSMAEFNERRRLLHKLVLHEGWEWTDVSPA, encoded by the coding sequence ATGCTGACATTCATCGGTGCCGTGCTGGTTTTTATTATTATGGTTGATGCGGTCTGGACGACGTTAACGACTCGTGGCAGTGGTTTTTTAGCAGGTCCATTAACGGTAGGGCTTCGATGGGTGATGAGAACACTTTCCTATAAAACGGGGAATCGTAATATGCTCGCCCATACCGGTACATTGACTATTATCACGCTGGTACTGTTTTGGCTGTGTGGGTTATGGCTAGGTTGGGGCTTAATCTTTATTGGTATGCCAGGCAGTGTAATAGAAGATGGGGATATGCAACTGGCAAATCTGGTGAGGTATTTTTATTTTGTGGGCTTTACCTTATCTACACTGGGCATCGGAGATCTGCGTCCGGTGGGAGATATTTCGCGGATATTAACCAGTGTGGCAGCCTTTAATGGACTCATCCTCGTCACCTTGATGATTTCCTATGCCATTCCATTACTTAACGGGGTTATCAGCCGACGCAAACTGGCTTTTCATTTGTCGCTGTTGGGTGACAATATGACCAATCTGGTGCTGAATGCCTGGAATGGAGAAGATTTCCGAGACCTTGAATCGACCATTCATTTAGTGTCTGGTGAGATAATCCAATGTGCTGAAAACCGCTTGGCCTATCCGGTATTGGACTATTTTTACAGCTACGAACGGGAGTTTTCTCTGGGATTACAACTGGCAACAGTCGATGAGGCACTGAACCTGTTGGTTTCAGGAGTCGACAAATCATTGCTGCCAGCAGAATCCACGATTTCAAATATTCGCAAAATCATTCAGCTTTATCTTACTCGCTGTCATGCAGCTATCAGTCACATTGAGGCAGATGTGCCGCCGCTACCTTCGCTTTCACCTCTGAGTCACTCCGGCTTGTCATTGCAAAGTGATAAGACGTTTGAAACCAGCATGGCAGAGTTTAATGAGCGTCGAAGGTTACTGCATAAACTGGTTCTACATGAAGGCTGGGAATGGACTGATGTCAGCCCGGCTTAA
- a CDS encoding sigma-70 family RNA polymerase sigma factor produces MSNTAIYQHVDVCTVDSITQTRDSLITELYQKHNSWLMGWLCRKLGCSFDAADLMHDTFSRVLQKDDLTDIKEPRAYLTTIAHGLMVNHVRRRDIEAAYLEEISHLSQAEAPSPETINIMIETLTQIDEMLDGLPGRVRSAFLWFQLEGLSHAQIAERLSVSVSSVRQYIAKALLHCINMSS; encoded by the coding sequence TTGAGTAATACAGCAATATATCAACATGTAGATGTCTGCACAGTGGATTCAATAACTCAAACAAGAGATTCACTGATTACAGAGCTTTATCAAAAACATAACAGTTGGCTGATGGGATGGCTATGCAGAAAACTGGGTTGCAGTTTTGATGCTGCCGATCTGATGCACGACACATTCTCACGCGTCTTGCAAAAAGATGATCTCACCGATATCAAAGAGCCACGGGCCTATCTCACCACCATCGCTCATGGCCTTATGGTGAATCATGTTCGACGCCGTGATATTGAAGCGGCTTATCTAGAAGAAATATCTCATTTGTCCCAAGCCGAAGCACCCTCACCAGAAACCATCAATATCATGATTGAAACGCTAACCCAGATCGATGAAATGTTAGATGGGTTGCCTGGCAGAGTGCGAAGTGCGTTTTTGTGGTTTCAGCTGGAAGGCTTAAGCCATGCTCAAATCGCTGAAAGGCTATCGGTTTCCGTGAGCTCTGTTCGTCAGTACATCGCTAAGGCGTTATTACATTGCATTAACATGTCTTCCTAA
- a CDS encoding FecR domain-containing protein — protein MAHTNTKALHDATNWYVQLTSGTATEQDRQAWKEWLNTDPANKLAWQQVEEVTNCFMGLNTKTSMAVLNRRYVATPAVNGRRQFVKNLGLLLAVSSAGWLTYKEKPWYHFMADYSTAKGEVQKFRLDDGSRLVLNTDTKVSIHFDEQVRSVRLLQGEIYVETAQETNPVYRPFIVQTMHGTVTALGTHFSTRIYKNRSCVNVFEDAVEVRPIDGLGDKVVVNAGEEVKFTSMLFQQKMLFDMSAADAWTKGFIIVDNMRLAKVIDELSRYRHGIVRCDPAIADLEISGAFPITDVDAALLSIAKTLSIRIESFTPFLVMLKPA, from the coding sequence ATGGCTCATACAAATACCAAAGCTCTGCACGACGCGACGAACTGGTATGTTCAATTAACTTCTGGCACCGCCACAGAACAAGATCGCCAAGCCTGGAAAGAGTGGCTTAACACCGATCCGGCCAACAAGCTTGCCTGGCAACAAGTCGAAGAAGTCACCAACTGCTTTATGGGCCTGAACACAAAAACCAGCATGGCCGTGCTGAATAGAAGGTATGTGGCCACACCCGCCGTAAATGGAAGAAGGCAGTTTGTTAAAAACCTGGGTCTACTATTAGCCGTCAGTTCAGCGGGCTGGCTAACCTATAAAGAAAAGCCCTGGTATCACTTTATGGCGGACTACTCCACAGCAAAAGGTGAGGTCCAAAAATTCAGATTGGATGATGGCTCCCGACTTGTTTTAAATACCGATACCAAAGTGTCGATTCATTTTGACGAACAAGTCAGAAGCGTCAGACTGTTGCAGGGCGAGATCTACGTTGAAACGGCACAAGAAACCAATCCTGTTTACCGTCCCTTTATCGTTCAAACCATGCATGGCACCGTCACTGCGTTAGGCACCCACTTTAGTACCCGTATTTATAAAAATCGCAGTTGCGTCAATGTATTTGAAGATGCGGTCGAAGTCAGACCAATTGACGGACTTGGTGATAAAGTCGTAGTTAATGCTGGTGAAGAGGTGAAATTCACCTCAATGCTGTTTCAGCAAAAAATGTTGTTTGATATGTCAGCAGCCGATGCCTGGACCAAAGGTTTTATCATCGTCGATAACATGCGGCTGGCAAAAGTCATCGATGAGTTATCACGATATCGTCACGGCATCGTGCGTTGTGATCCCGCGATTGCTGATTTAGAAATTTCAGGTGCTTTTCCAATCACCGATGTGGATGCTGCCTTACTCAGTATCGCCAAAACACTTTCTATTCGTATTGAAAGTTTTACGCCCTTTCTGGTCATGCTTAAACCAGCTTAA
- a CDS encoding TonB-dependent receptor domain-containing protein: MLNLHNQGKLCLKKKFYRCLSVASLSMASTMSLSHIAMAADETVQEAPRKNYSIPAGPLSNAISEYAAETGVRLTFDPSIAKDKQTKGLEGEYSVDEGFNRLLKDSGLEAIDDQAGGYFLVPALPALGEEATLTLEKVNVRAQRFYEIGPMPGLGLTKEEIPGNVQSISAEEIRDARSLSMTDLFNSKLQGVTVNDYQGNPFQMDIQYRGFTAGPQIGTPQGLSVFLDGVRVNEPFGDVVNWDMIPMNAIAGVDVFPGSNPIFGLNTLGGAFTMKTKDGFNFTDTVFDVMKGSFGREQLLAESGWNNGTIAFFGAGSFFMEDGWRENSPSEVNQFFGKASYRGDKLDLHLSTLIVETDLVGNGLIPTEEYRQDRNGVFTAPDVTENRLQQFQLSGAYQVNDKFSVTGQVYRRNSKRDSQGADVYTQFGGNDYIRRNLNEGEEYTCLFESSNDYGLPDYYVVADGSAEQAAFTSFANASLEDAFAAIEALDPDALNAELPDYYVDYAQKYFAYDKNFYTGNILQPGGLTNLEKPIPGSDYIYETQNNLAGLKTVTAQPGFLQGFIVNTLSQAAFHYTKNGVKQLLLIKPPTNGDVCQGDITNNQLKVTGPDGGFQTADGANYSQTNPGVVDGTPTAVLTDNSIDQITDGASIQLNWNTEKHKFMIGASIDRPTAEYATSQQLGLFTPNREFYYAPDEIRDQYLAADIPISNNNFEGEQLTKSLYFSETWSPVSNWHFNASARYNDTKGHNKIASRNYGTFVFDLTQLEAFPDSYDICPPGVDCPTGYEEINSLNLKNPEEREDFSYYSLNPSLGVAWDARDDLNIYANFAQGVRVPSVIELGCALDKTPVGSKGIYKSLQENRSCSLPSNLSGDPYLPQIKAETWEIGARGLWDEWIQWNITAYQTNLKDDLYLVTFPGDRNFFDTIGDTRRQGIELGISGQKDRWGFSVNYALTHATFEDDFTIAGNDNSSSYEDFTGNYDFSRLIDVGPGDRLPGVSLHNLNATVSYMLTPKWEIGVTAIAHSESYVRGNENNKHRRGVVLTETIDDGGRQKVVTRKPTSNPGKVPGYMTFNVQSTYNFNENLSVNLLVNNVFDHEYFTAGTLGRNPFSPGTYGAIGPDGYNHNSLEWDSTNFVAPGAPRGAWLSMRWRF, encoded by the coding sequence ATGTTGAATTTGCACAATCAGGGCAAACTCTGCCTGAAGAAAAAGTTTTATCGTTGTCTATCAGTTGCCTCACTGAGTATGGCTTCAACTATGTCGTTGAGTCATATTGCAATGGCAGCAGATGAGACTGTGCAGGAAGCACCCAGAAAAAACTATTCCATCCCAGCGGGACCATTAAGTAATGCGATCTCAGAGTATGCCGCCGAAACCGGCGTACGTTTGACCTTTGATCCCTCCATCGCCAAGGACAAACAAACTAAAGGCCTGGAGGGCGAATATTCTGTTGATGAAGGCTTTAACCGACTTTTAAAAGACAGTGGACTTGAAGCCATTGATGATCAAGCTGGCGGTTATTTCCTAGTCCCAGCGTTACCCGCTTTGGGCGAAGAAGCAACCTTGACACTGGAAAAGGTCAATGTTCGTGCACAACGTTTCTATGAGATTGGCCCAATGCCAGGTCTGGGACTCACCAAAGAAGAAATTCCCGGTAACGTGCAAAGTATCAGTGCCGAAGAGATTAGAGATGCCCGTTCTCTCAGCATGACCGATTTGTTTAATTCAAAACTCCAGGGTGTCACGGTAAACGATTACCAGGGCAACCCCTTCCAGATGGATATTCAATACCGCGGCTTTACGGCTGGGCCACAAATCGGTACGCCACAAGGTTTAAGTGTTTTCCTGGATGGTGTTCGAGTCAACGAACCATTCGGTGATGTAGTGAACTGGGACATGATTCCGATGAACGCTATTGCTGGTGTGGATGTGTTTCCAGGTTCTAATCCAATTTTTGGTTTAAACACTTTGGGTGGGGCGTTCACCATGAAAACCAAGGATGGTTTTAACTTTACCGATACCGTTTTCGATGTGATGAAAGGCTCTTTTGGTCGAGAACAATTATTGGCCGAAAGCGGCTGGAATAATGGCACCATCGCATTCTTCGGTGCAGGCAGCTTTTTTATGGAAGATGGCTGGCGTGAAAATTCCCCTAGTGAGGTCAACCAGTTTTTTGGTAAGGCAAGTTATCGGGGTGACAAACTTGATCTGCACTTAAGCACCTTAATCGTGGAGACAGACCTTGTTGGCAATGGGTTAATACCAACTGAGGAATATCGACAAGATCGTAATGGCGTGTTTACAGCTCCTGACGTAACCGAAAACCGACTACAACAATTTCAGTTATCGGGCGCTTACCAAGTCAATGATAAATTCAGCGTCACCGGACAAGTCTATAGACGAAATAGTAAACGGGATTCACAAGGTGCTGATGTTTATACGCAATTTGGAGGTAATGACTATATCAGGCGTAATTTAAATGAAGGAGAGGAATATACTTGTTTGTTTGAATCCAGTAATGATTATGGTCTACCTGATTATTATGTTGTTGCTGATGGTTCTGCAGAGCAAGCGGCTTTCACGAGTTTTGCAAACGCAAGTCTAGAGGATGCTTTTGCAGCAATTGAGGCATTGGACCCGGACGCATTAAATGCAGAGTTGCCTGATTATTATGTTGATTATGCACAAAAATATTTTGCTTATGATAAAAACTTTTACACCGGTAACATTCTGCAACCTGGGGGACTTACTAATTTAGAAAAGCCCATTCCAGGTTCCGATTATATATACGAGACGCAGAATAATCTTGCTGGTTTAAAAACTGTTACCGCTCAACCCGGTTTTCTTCAAGGGTTTATTGTTAATACTTTATCACAAGCTGCTTTTCATTACACCAAAAATGGTGTGAAACAACTTCTTTTAATCAAACCCCCTACTAATGGGGATGTTTGTCAAGGTGATATAACCAATAACCAATTGAAAGTAACTGGTCCTGACGGTGGGTTTCAAACGGCTGATGGCGCTAACTATAGTCAGACCAATCCTGGTGTGGTTGATGGTACCCCGACAGCCGTACTTACGGATAATAGTATTGATCAGATAACCGATGGCGCTTCCATTCAATTGAACTGGAACACAGAAAAACACAAATTTATGATCGGTGCCTCAATTGATCGTCCCACAGCTGAATATGCCACTTCACAACAATTGGGTTTATTCACCCCAAACCGTGAATTTTATTATGCTCCCGATGAGATTCGTGATCAATATCTCGCTGCGGATATACCTATCAGCAATAATAACTTTGAGGGCGAGCAATTAACCAAAAGTCTTTATTTCAGTGAAACGTGGAGCCCAGTCAGCAACTGGCACTTTAATGCTTCGGCGCGGTATAACGATACGAAAGGGCATAATAAAATTGCTTCCCGTAACTACGGTACATTTGTTTTCGATTTGACTCAATTGGAAGCATTTCCTGACAGTTATGATATTTGCCCACCTGGAGTAGATTGCCCTACCGGCTATGAAGAAATTAATTCATTAAATTTAAAAAATCCAGAAGAAAGGGAGGATTTTAGCTACTACTCGTTAAATCCCTCTCTCGGCGTAGCGTGGGATGCCAGAGATGATTTGAATATCTATGCAAACTTTGCTCAAGGTGTTCGCGTGCCATCTGTAATAGAGCTGGGTTGCGCTTTGGACAAAACACCTGTTGGCTCTAAGGGTATTTATAAAAGTCTTCAAGAGAATCGTTCATGTTCACTGCCTTCAAATTTATCGGGCGATCCCTATTTGCCTCAGATAAAAGCCGAGACATGGGAAATAGGTGCCCGTGGTCTTTGGGATGAATGGATTCAGTGGAATATCACAGCCTACCAAACTAATTTAAAAGATGATCTATATCTGGTGACATTTCCCGGTGATCGTAACTTCTTTGACACCATTGGAGATACCCGCAGACAAGGGATTGAATTGGGTATATCTGGTCAAAAAGACAGATGGGGATTTAGTGTCAACTATGCACTGACGCATGCGACCTTTGAAGATGATTTCACCATTGCAGGGAATGACAATAGCAGCTCCTATGAAGATTTTACCGGTAATTACGATTTCAGTCGCTTGATAGATGTTGGGCCGGGTGATCGGCTGCCGGGTGTGTCTTTGCATAATTTAAATGCAACTGTAAGTTACATGCTTACCCCTAAATGGGAGATTGGGGTAACAGCGATTGCACACTCAGAAAGTTATGTACGTGGTAACGAAAACAACAAACACCGTCGTGGTGTAGTACTCACCGAAACAATTGATGATGGTGGTAGACAAAAGGTTGTCACCAGAAAACCTACTAGTAATCCGGGTAAAGTCCCAGGTTATATGACGTTTAATGTCCAAAGTACCTATAACTTTAATGAAAATTTAAGCGTCAATCTGTTAGTGAATAATGTGTTTGATCATGAGTACTTTACCGCTGGAACCTTAGGGCGTAACCCATTCTCACCAGGAACCTATGGCGCAATTGGACCAGATGGTTATAACCATAACTCTCTGGAATGGGATAGCACAAACTTTGTGGCACCGGGTGCACCAAGGGGGGCATGGCTTAGCATGAGATGGCGGTTTTAA